The genomic stretch AGTTTTTAGTTTTAACCTTTTAGTTTTAACCTTTTACCTTTTAGTTTTAACTTATAGGATTCTACGGACTTGCTTCGCTTCGAAAGCTAAAAGTTATTTTTTTTTCAAAGTTTTTATGGTTGAAACAAGTATTGCTATTATTTCTTTAACATCGTTAAATAAACTTTTGAATAGAATTTCTTCAATGTAATCAGTGTCTTTTAATAGCTCAATCCAGTATTTGGTTTCATTTGCTTCTTTGAGGGCAACACTAAATTTATTTATGTAATCAGCATTACTCTGAGCAAATTCAGCCTCTCTTATTAAAGCACCAATTGCAGTACCGCTTCTAAGGGTTTGTTTGCTTAGCACATATTCCTGTTTGGTACTTGTTAGATATTGAGTAAGTTTTACAATTCGCACTGAAAACAGATAACTCTTTTCTTTCAATACACGTTGTACCATAAATATATTATCTTTTAGTTTTAACCTTTTACCTTTTAGTTTTTACCTTTTAGTTTAAACTTATAGGTTGTCAATCATTATTTTCAAAATATTTTGAGCGGCAATTGCAATATTTGTTCCTGGTCCAAAAATCCCAACAGCTCCACTTTCGTAAAGAAACTCATAGTCTTGATGAGGAATTACACCACCTACAATAACCATAATATCTTCACGTCCAAGCTTTTTAAGTTCTTTAATAACTTCAGGCACTAATGTTTTATGTCCGGCAGCCAAGCTTGATACACCAAGGATATGAACATCATTTTCTACTGCCTGGCTTGCAGATTCTTTCGGAGTTTGAAAAAGCGGTCCTATGTCAACATCAAAGCCCATATCTGCAAAACTTGTAGCAATAACTTTTGAACCGCGGTCGTGTCCGTCTTGTCCCATTTTTGCTATCATTATTCTTGGTCTGCGACCTTCTAACTGAGCAAATTCATCTGATAGCTTTTGTGCTTTATTAAATTCTGTTTCACTATTCATAATTGATGAGTAAATTCCTGAAATTGACTTTATTGGGGGCGAATATCTTGAAAAAACTTTTTCACAGGCATCAGATATTTCTCCAAGTGTTGCTTTTTTTCGTGCGGCATCAACTGCTAATTCCAAAAGATTACCTTTTCCTGTTTCACAACTTTTGGTAATTTCATCTAGAGCAATCATTACTTCTTTTTGATTTCTATTATCACGTAATTCCTTTATGCGAGCAACTTGTTTTTCACGAACAGCAGAGTTGTCAACCTCAAGTGTATCGATGGGGTCTTCTTTTTCAAGTTTATATTTATTTATTCCAACAATGGTATCATATTTTGAATCGATACGAGCTTGTTTTCTTGCAGAAGCTTCTTCTATTCTCATTTTAGGTAAACCTGTATCAATAGCTTTTGCCATACCTCCAAGTTCTTCAACTTCTTCAATAAGTTTCCATGCCTTATTTGCTAATTCTTCAGTAAGTTTTTCCACATAATATGATCCTGCCCATGGGTCAACAGATTTGCAAATATTTGTTTCCTCCTGAATAAATATTTGAGTGTTTCTTGCAATTCGTGCCGAAAAATCTGTTGGTAAAGCAATAGCTTCATCCAATGCATTTGTGTGCAAGGATTGTGTATGCCCAAGTGCTGCACCCATTGCCTCCACACAAGTTCTGGCAACATTATTAAATGGGTCTTGCTCGGTTAGGCTCCAGCCTGATGTTTGACAATGAGTTCTCAATGCCATTGATTTTGGATTTTTAGGATTGAATTTTTTTACAATTTTTGCCCAAAGCATTCTTGCCGCTCTCATTTTTGCTATTTCCATAAAATGATTCATTCCAATTCCCCAGAAAAATGATAAACGTGGTGCGAATGAGTCAATATCCATCCCTGCTTTTACTCCTGCTCTAAGATATTCTAAACCGTCAGCAAGGGTGTAAGCTAATTCAAGGTCTGCCGTAGCTCCCGCTTCTTGCATGTGATATCCACTAATACTTATAGAATTAAAATGAGGCATATTTTTAGAAGAATATTCAAAAATATCAGCAATAATTTTCATTGAAGGAATTGGTGGATAAATAAAAGTATTTCTTACCATAAATTCCTTAAGGATGTCATTTTGTATTGTTCCGATAAGTTGTTCAGGTTTTACTCCTTGTTCCTCTGCTGCAAGAATATAGAATGCCATAATTGGCAACACAGCACCATTCATAGTCATAGAAACTGACATTTTATCAAGAGGAATTTGATCAAAAAGAATACGCATATCAAGTATTGAATCAATAGCCACACCTGCCTTTCCAACATCTCCTTTTACCCTATCGTGGTCTGAATCATAACCTCGATGCGTTGCAAGGTCAAATGCTACGGAAAGTCCTTTTTGTCCTGCTGCCAAATTTCTTCTGTAAAAAGCATTTGATTCTTCAGCTGTGGAAAATCCTGCATATTGACGGACAGTCCATGGTCGCATAACATACATAGTTGAATAGGGTCCGTGTAAATAAGGTGGAATACCTGCTGCGTAATTAAGATGCTCCATTCCTTCAAGGTCTTTTTTGAAGTATCCGTTTTTTATATTAACTTTTTCAGGAGTTGGCCAAGGCTCTGTAAAATTAAAATCTTCATTTGAAGTATTATTCCGAATGTCTTTTATGTCAATTTTTTCAAAATCAGGTCTCATGTTTTTAAAAATTTATTTTGTCAAAAAAACAATTTATATTATTTTAAAGTGCTTTTGATATTTTTTCAAACTGTCTAAAATATTTGTTTTCAGATGAATAAAATCATCAATCCCAGCGTTTTTTAAATTTTCGATTTCCTCAACAGGATTTCCTGCTACAACTATAAAAATATCTTTGTTTTTATTTTTTATACCTTTACAAATATTTGTTGCTAAATCTTTGTATTCGTTATCCGAACTACAAATAACAACAATGTTAGCTTTGTTATCCAAAGAGGAATTGATAGCTTTTGTGCTGTCAGGAAATCGAGCGTTTTCTACAATATCAAAAGCTGCACAAGCAAAAAAGTTTCTTGAAAATATTTGGCGTGCTGATGCCATTGCAGGATTTCCGATTGGAACTATAAATACTTTTGGTAATTGACCCCCGTTTTTTTCAAATCTTTCAGTTGCAAGTCTTAGTTCTTCAAAAGGAATTGCCAAGCGACTAATTTTAAGCTTTTTAAAAGCTGTTTTGTTTTTAATATTTTTGTCAAGGTTGTCAATTATTTTTTCTTCTGAATTGGGAAAAATACTTGTTCCCAAAACATTTTTCTTTTTCTTTAAAAGCATTTCCCTTTGTTGAGTAGCAGTTTTTTCAACTTCATTTTGAATAAATCCTGATTTTACTGCTTCTAAAAAACCACCTTTGCGTTGTATTTCTTTAAAAAGTTCAAAAGATTTTTCAATCAAAGAATTTGTTGTGCTTTCAATGTAATATGAACCTGCAGCAGGATCAACAACTTTATCAAAATGAGATTCTTCTTTTAATAAAAGTTGAAGATTACGAGCAATGCGTTTAGAAAATTCTCCACTTGTTGTAAATATTTGATCAAAAGGATTTACCAACAAAGAATCAGTTCCACCAATAACAGATGACATTGCCTCTGTGGTTAATCTTAACATATTTGTATATGGATCGTAAATACTTTTGTTCCATGATGATGTTGTGCTATGAATTTTTGTTTTTCCCGATTCTTTTGTTTTGGGATTGTACTGTTCAACAATTAAAGCCCACAAATATCTAATAGCTCTGATTTTTGCAATTTCAATAAAATAATCGGAATCGGTTGCAAATGTAAATTGAATTTTTGGTGCTATTTTATCAATTTCAAGACTTTTATCAGTTAATTTACTGAGGTATTCATTTGCGGCAGATAAGGCAAATGCAAGTTCTTGAACAGTTGATGCACCAGAATTATTGTAAATGTCTCCACGAATATTTATTACTTTCAGTTGGGGTAGGTCTTTGTCAGAAATTTCAATTATTTCTATAAGATTTTTAATAGATTTTTCAGGAGATTCGAGAGAATCATCATTAATTAATAAATCTGAAAAAGCATCAAATTCAAATGAAGCATTAAATTTTTGGGAATCAATTTCTTTCTCTTTTATTAAATCTTTGATATAGCCAAGTAAAGCTAAATAAGATAAGGAGCCTTTAAATAAAAAGGAAACCTTTTGTAGGTTAATATTATTTAATAGGTCAAAAAACTGTCGTTTACTTCTAAGTTCAGAAACATCAAAAACAACAGATGTTGCTCCTTTTGAAATTGTATTTATAGCTTCTTTGTTTGCTTTAGCAATATTTTTATTAGTAATTTCAACACAAATATCCCAATCATTTTCATTTGTATTTCCTCTTACAAAGGGATAATTTCCGGGTGAATGTTCTAAATGTGTTAATTCTTTTAAATCATCTTTACGATAATACGGCTTCAAATCAAAACCATTTATTGTTTTCCAAACAAGCTTTTTGTAGTAATCTTGCCCCTTTAAATCTTTTTTTATTTTCTCTTCCCATTGAGAGCTACTGATTTCAGGGAAGTCTGAAAAAAGGTTTTTATTTTTTTTATTTCTCATAAAAAACTATTTTTTAATAAAAAGAAAAAATATCTAAATCAATATCATCTTACTATGCTATTATTGAATAGTGTTAAATTAATAACAAAGAAACAATATTTTTAACAAAAAATAATAGTTCAAATTTACTATGATATTAAAACATCAGACGAATTAATTTGGAAAAGTTATTTAAAACTCCATATCTTTGTGTTTAATTAGATTAGTTATAAAAAAGCGAGTACAAACAAATTTCAAGAAAACAAGCATTAAAAACAAATGGATTATCGATTATCGGAGCTTAACAAGGGGCAATGTGGAACAATTATTAAGAATAGTTCTAAAGGAATAATTAGAAGACGACTATTGGATATGGGAATAGTAAAAGGCGTTGATTTTAAAGTATTAAGAAAAGCTCCCTTTGGCGATCCCTTAGAATTACAAATTAATGGTTTTTTCTTGTCGCTCAGAAAAAAAGAAGCTGAAAATATTTTTGTAAGTTTAAAAGAATCAAAATAATTTCAGATGACTTCCTCCAATAAAACTATTACAGTAGCTTTAGCAGGTAATCCGAATAGTGGTAAAACATCTTTGTTTAATCAGCTTGTCCATGCAAATCAAAAAGTTGGAAATTTTAGCGGTGTAACTGTAGAAAAGGTTGAAGGAGTTACAAAATATAAAGACTACACAATAAAAATAATTGATCTCCCCGGTACTTATTCATTATCGGCATATTCTCCTGAAGAAGTTCTTGCAAGAAATTACATCATAGAAAACAAACCCGATGTAGTAATCAATGTCATTGATGCTACAAATTTTGAAAGAAATTTATTTCTTTCAATGCAATTAATTGAACTTGATAGTAAATTTTTGATTGCATTAAATATGTTTGATGAAGTTTTAAAACAAGGTGATAAAATAAAAGTTAAGCAATTACAAACACTTCTTGGTTCTCATGTTGTGCCAACATCTGCAAAGAGGCGAAAGGGAATTGAAATTTTACTTGATCATGTAGTAAGGGTTTTTCACGGAGAAATTATCCCACAAAATAAAATATCTTATCCTCAGTTAATTGAAGAAAATATTTCGAAAATATCTGAGGTTTTAAACACTGACAAAGAGCTTTCAGAAAAATATCCTGTAAGATGGTTAGCCATAAAACTTTTAGAAAATGACAAAATAATATACAAACTTGTAAAAGAAAGCCCGATTTGGATAAAAGTTTTTAAGCTTTTATTAGATGCAAACTCTAAAATAGAAGTTGCTTTTAAAGATGATTCAGAAATTGTGATTACTGAAAGAAGGCTGTCATTTATTAGAGGAGCTTTGCAAGAAACGCTTAAGAAAAAACAAAAAACCAAATTAACAAATACGGAAATTCTTGATAAAATACTTATAAATAAAGTAACGGGTATTCCTATCTTTTTGTTTTTTATGTGGACATTATTTCAGCTTGTTTTTAAAATCGGACAATATCCAATGCATTGGCTTGAAAGCTTTTTTGTATGGATGGGAAATGGAGTAAGTTCTTTGATAACAAATCCAACTGCCGAATCAATTATTGTTGACGGAATCATTGGTGGAGTAGGAGGTGTGTTGGTTTTTTTGCCAAATATTATGCTACTGTTCTTAGGATTAGCTTTTTTTGAAGGCTCAGGTTATATGGCTCGCTCAGCTTTTGTTGTTGATAGGGTTATGCATTTTTTCGGGCTTCATGGAAAATCAGCAATTTCAATGATAACAGGCTTTGGTTGTTCCATTCCTGCTTTTATGTCAACAAGAACACTAAAAAGTACTGGAGATAGAATTACTACTCTTTTGATAATTCCATTTATGAGTTGCGGAGCTAAATTACCCGTTTTCATCCTTATTATAGGTGCTTTTTTCAATCCTGATATTGCAGGAAATATGCTTTTTGCAGTTTACCTTTTTGGAATATTTGTAGCTTTATTTTCTGCAAAGTTTTTTAAAGCAACTTTATTTAAAGGAGAATCAGAACCATTTGTTATGGAACTTCCAACTTACAGATGGCCCTCATTAAGATCTCTTTTATTTCAAATGTGGAATAAAGCTTCATTGTATTTAAAGAAAGCAGCAACAATAATTCTTTTGGCTTCAGTCTTAATTTGGCTTGGAGGAAACTTTCCTCAAGATTCATTAATTACAAAGGAATACAAAAACAAAATTGAATTAATTCAACAAAATTCAAAGTTTTCGGATTTAGAAAAAGAACAAAAAATCAGTATTCTTATAGCTGAGGAAGATGGAATTCAAATTAAACATTCAATAATTGGGAAAATTGGAAAAGCTATTGAACCTGTAATAAAACCATTAGGTTTTGACTGGCGAATAGGAATAAGTTTGGTAACAGGTATTGCTGCAAAAGAGATTGTTATTTCCACAATGGGTACTTTGTACTCAATTGGTAATGTAGAATCTAAAAACACTGTCTCTCTTTCTGAAAAGCTGAGAAATGAAAATAATTACAATCTTGCTACGGCTATTTCTCTTCTAATATTTGTACTTCTTTACATTCCATGTATTGCAGCTTCAATTGTTTTTCACAGAGAAGCAGGAAAATGGAAATGGACTTTTGTTTATATTTTTTATTCAATGTCAATTGCTTGGGTGCTTGCCTTTGCCGGTTATCAAATAACAAGTCTTTTTATTTAGTGGCTATAAGAAAAACGTATGTTTTTGACTGTTAGAATATTATGTGTATTTTGTAACTTGAATCTAATGTCATAAAGTAGTCATTTGATTGTCATTAAGTTACAAAGCCTAATGACAGCTTGACTAAATGACTTTTACATTCACATCCATTATTAATTCAAAGCCCAAATAAAATGAGTAATACAAAGTTTTCTTAGTGCCTCTCGCTTTTTTTCACTCGTTAGTCTTGGTCATCCTCTACCCATTTTCCATCAGTTTTTATTAATTTAACAAGTTCGGAAACAGCATCTTTTAAATAAATATTGCTTTTAACAAGGTCTTTTTTTCTGTAAAGATTTACTTTGTTTTTAACACTTCCTATAAAACCGTAATCAGCATCTCCCATTTCTCCTAATCCGTTTACGATACAACCCATAATGCCAATTTGTAATCCTTTAAGATGCGATAGTTTAGCTTTTATTTCTAAACTCACTTTTTGAAGGTTGTAGCTTGTTCTCCCACAAGTTGGACAAATAACAAATTCGGTTTTTGAAATGCGTCTTTTGGATGCTTGCAAAATATCAAAGGAAAGCTTTTCATAATCGCCATTTATCCAAATACCGTTTCCTGCTCCTTCTATTAAAATACTGCCGAGGTCAAGTGAAGAATCAATGAGTAATTTAGATTTGGTTTTTGCATCTGCATTATAAAATAAAACAACAGGATTATTAATTTCATTTTCAGATAAAAGAGAAAAACTTTTCCAATAGTCCCAATTATTTTTTTCTTTAAGAACAATTACTAACTTTTTGTTTTTTTTTATTTCCTCTAAAAGCTCCTTTTTAAAATCGGAATTTGAGATTTTAAGAAAATGTAAAGTATCAGGTTTTTTGTTTTTAAGATATTGTTCCGAATTAAAAAGAGGAAATAAATTTTCTAATTGCTTGATGTTTTTATCAAATTTATAAATGATTTTTTTGTCAGTTTTAGGAATAGATTCAATATTTTCAATAAAATAAAAATCAGCTTTTGTTTTACTTTGCGAAGAAAAATCACTGATGACAATTACTTTATCACTCAATTTTTTTATTTCAGAAGTATTTGCAGTATTAAAGATTTTATTTTTCAAAACAAAAGAATTTGATTCTTGCCTTTTTTTACAATTTTCAACAAGAGCTTTTGCAAAAGGAATTTCTTCAACAGGGTCTTCTGCAAGAGAAACCCTGATAGTATCACCAATTCCGTCAAGCAATAAAGTACCGATTCCAATTGCTGATTTGATTCTTGCATCTTCTCCTTCGCCTGCTTCTGTAACTCCCAAGTGAAGGGGATAATTCATGTTTTCAATTTTCATTTTATTAACAAGGATTCTGCATGCTTCAATCATAAACTGCGGATTGCTTGCTTTCATAGAAAGAACAATATTATGAAAATCAAGTTCTTGACAAATTCTAAGATATTCAAGAGCAGATTCTGCCATACCGAGAGGAGTGTTACCAAAGCGATTTAAAATTCGTTCGGAAAGAGAACCATGGTTAGTTCCGATACGAAGAGCAGTGTTGTGTTTTTTACAAATATTTATCAGAGATGAAAATTGAATTTTTATTTTTTCAAGAGCTTCATTATTTTCTTTTTCCGTAAAAACATCTTTTTTACTTTGCTTTATTTCTGCAAAATTTCCGGGATTTATTCTTACCTTTTCAACTATTCTCGCTGCAATTTTTGCCACTTTTGGATTAAAATGAACATCAGTAATTATCGGAACATTGCAATTCTTTTTCTTTAATAATTCCTTAATTGCTTTGAGGTCTTTGGCATTTTTTATTGCAGGAATTGTAATCCTAACATACTCAGAACCTGCCTCAGAAAGTTCAATAATTTGATTCACCGTAGCTTCAATATCAGCGGGATCTGTATTGGTCATTGATTGTACTCTAACGCTATTTTTTCCACCGAGAGGAATTTCTCCAATAAAAACTTCCCTGCTGAAAAAGCTATCAATTTGGATGTTTTGGCTCATAAATAATTGTTTCTGCAAAAATAAGAAGATTTTTTGGTAACGACTTAAAATTTTCATGGTAAATCTCAGGTCAAATTACCGGATAAAAAACCAATTTTATGGTTCTATGTCAAATACTGTGAGTAATCAAATTTGCCACAGATTCACAGATTAGAAAAAGAGTAATTTTGTAATATGTGAATATGTCTTCGACAGACATAGTCTTACTTCTTTATTACTTTAGTTTTGCATAATAATTCTGTGTGCTAACATGTTTATTATGTATTTTTTATTAGTGCAAATTGTGCCTTGCTGTCTTTGTAGCAAGATATTGATAATTAGCCACGAAGGCTCTAAGACACGAAGAATCACAAAGTATGAAACAAATTAGTTTTAAAATTATTGTATTTTGTGGTTCTATGTCAAATACTGTGAGTAATCAAATTTGCCACAGATTCACAGATTAGAAAAAGAGTAATTTTGTAATATGTGAATATGTCTTCGACAGACATAGTCTTACTTCTTTATTACTTTAGTTTNNNNNNNNNNNNNNNNNNNNNNNNNNNNNNNNNNNNNNNNNNNNNNNNNNNNNNNNNNNNNNNNNNNNNNNNNNNNNNNNNNNNNNNNNNNNNNNNNNNNTCACAAAGTATGAAACAAATTAGTTTTAAAATTATTGTATTTTGTGGTTCTATGTCAAATACTGTGAGTAATCAAATTTGCCACAGATTCACAGATTAGAAAAAGAGTAATTTTGTAATATGTGAATCTGTCTTCGACAGACGTAGTCTTACTTCTATTACACTTAGATTGTCTTCGACAGACGAAGTCTGTGGCTTTAATTTTTTTTACCCACACAAATCAACATAGAACCACCCTATATCTAATAAATTGCATTTTTTTTTGATACAATAAAAATAGCCTTACCTTTACAGCATTAAATAATTATCTTTTAATTAATAAAAACTCAAAAAAGTGGAAGATCTATTAGAACGATTTAAAATAAAATATAAGTATCTCATTGAAAAAGGAATGAGGGTAAAAAGTGTTTCGGAGATAAATTCTGAGAAACGTACTAAAGTAATATTGGTTAGTCGCCCAATGATTTTTGATAATAGAGAATTACCTACAAGATATGAAGGTTTGAGATTAAAAGTAATTGTTCA from Bacteroidota bacterium encodes the following:
- a CDS encoding methylmalonyl-CoA mutase family protein is translated as MRNKKNKNLFSDFPEISSSQWEEKIKKDLKGQDYYKKLVWKTINGFDLKPYYRKDDLKELTHLEHSPGNYPFVRGNTNENDWDICVEITNKNIAKANKEAINTISKGATSVVFDVSELRSKRQFFDLLNNINLQKVSFLFKGSLSYLALLGYIKDLIKEKEIDSQKFNASFEFDAFSDLLINDDSLESPEKSIKNLIEIIEISDKDLPQLKVINIRGDIYNNSGASTVQELAFALSAANEYLSKLTDKSLEIDKIAPKIQFTFATDSDYFIEIAKIRAIRYLWALIVEQYNPKTKESGKTKIHSTTSSWNKSIYDPYTNMLRLTTEAMSSVIGGTDSLLVNPFDQIFTTSGEFSKRIARNLQLLLKEESHFDKVVDPAAGSYYIESTTNSLIEKSFELFKEIQRKGGFLEAVKSGFIQNEVEKTATQQREMLLKKKKNVLGTSIFPNSEEKIIDNLDKNIKNKTAFKKLKISRLAIPFEELRLATERFEKNGGQLPKVFIVPIGNPAMASARQIFSRNFFACAAFDIVENARFPDSTKAINSSLDNKANIVVICSSDNEYKDLATNICKGIKNKNKDIFIVVAGNPVEEIENLKNAGIDDFIHLKTNILDSLKKYQKHFKII
- the ispG gene encoding (E)-4-hydroxy-3-methylbut-2-enyl-diphosphate synthase, coding for MSQNIQIDSFFSREVFIGEIPLGGKNSVRVQSMTNTDPADIEATVNQIIELSEAGSEYVRITIPAIKNAKDLKAIKELLKKKNCNVPIITDVHFNPKVAKIAARIVEKVRINPGNFAEIKQSKKDVFTEKENNEALEKIKIQFSSLINICKKHNTALRIGTNHGSLSERILNRFGNTPLGMAESALEYLRICQELDFHNIVLSMKASNPQFMIEACRILVNKMKIENMNYPLHLGVTEAGEGEDARIKSAIGIGTLLLDGIGDTIRVSLAEDPVEEIPFAKALVENCKKRQESNSFVLKNKIFNTANTSEIKKLSDKVIVISDFSSQSKTKADFYFIENIESIPKTDKKIIYKFDKNIKQLENLFPLFNSEQYLKNKKPDTLHFLKISNSDFKKELLEEIKKNKKLVIVLKEKNNWDYWKSFSLLSENEINNPVVLFYNADAKTKSKLLIDSSLDLGSILIEGAGNGIWINGDYEKLSFDILQASKRRISKTEFVICPTCGRTSYNLQKVSLEIKAKLSHLKGLQIGIMGCIVNGLGEMGDADYGFIGSVKNKVNLYRKKDLVKSNIYLKDAVSELVKLIKTDGKWVEDDQD
- a CDS encoding four helix bundle protein, with the protein product MVQRVLKEKSYLFSVRIVKLTQYLTSTKQEYVLSKQTLRSGTAIGALIREAEFAQSNADYINKFSVALKEANETKYWIELLKDTDYIEEILFKSLFNDVKEIIAILVSTIKTLKKK
- the feoB gene encoding ferrous iron transport protein B; amino-acid sequence: MTSSNKTITVALAGNPNSGKTSLFNQLVHANQKVGNFSGVTVEKVEGVTKYKDYTIKIIDLPGTYSLSAYSPEEVLARNYIIENKPDVVINVIDATNFERNLFLSMQLIELDSKFLIALNMFDEVLKQGDKIKVKQLQTLLGSHVVPTSAKRRKGIEILLDHVVRVFHGEIIPQNKISYPQLIEENISKISEVLNTDKELSEKYPVRWLAIKLLENDKIIYKLVKESPIWIKVFKLLLDANSKIEVAFKDDSEIVITERRLSFIRGALQETLKKKQKTKLTNTEILDKILINKVTGIPIFLFFMWTLFQLVFKIGQYPMHWLESFFVWMGNGVSSLITNPTAESIIVDGIIGGVGGVLVFLPNIMLLFLGLAFFEGSGYMARSAFVVDRVMHFFGLHGKSAISMITGFGCSIPAFMSTRTLKSTGDRITTLLIIPFMSCGAKLPVFILIIGAFFNPDIAGNMLFAVYLFGIFVALFSAKFFKATLFKGESEPFVMELPTYRWPSLRSLLFQMWNKASLYLKKAATIILLASVLIWLGGNFPQDSLITKEYKNKIELIQQNSKFSDLEKEQKISILIAEEDGIQIKHSIIGKIGKAIEPVIKPLGFDWRIGISLVTGIAAKEIVISTMGTLYSIGNVESKNTVSLSEKLRNENNYNLATAISLLIFVLLYIPCIAASIVFHREAGKWKWTFVYIFYSMSIAWVLAFAGYQITSLFI
- a CDS encoding FeoA family protein, with protein sequence MDYRLSELNKGQCGTIIKNSSKGIIRRRLLDMGIVKGVDFKVLRKAPFGDPLELQINGFFLSLRKKEAENIFVSLKESK
- the scpA gene encoding methylmalonyl-CoA mutase; translated protein: MRPDFEKIDIKDIRNNTSNEDFNFTEPWPTPEKVNIKNGYFKKDLEGMEHLNYAAGIPPYLHGPYSTMYVMRPWTVRQYAGFSTAEESNAFYRRNLAAGQKGLSVAFDLATHRGYDSDHDRVKGDVGKAGVAIDSILDMRILFDQIPLDKMSVSMTMNGAVLPIMAFYILAAEEQGVKPEQLIGTIQNDILKEFMVRNTFIYPPIPSMKIIADIFEYSSKNMPHFNSISISGYHMQEAGATADLELAYTLADGLEYLRAGVKAGMDIDSFAPRLSFFWGIGMNHFMEIAKMRAARMLWAKIVKKFNPKNPKSMALRTHCQTSGWSLTEQDPFNNVARTCVEAMGAALGHTQSLHTNALDEAIALPTDFSARIARNTQIFIQEETNICKSVDPWAGSYYVEKLTEELANKAWKLIEEVEELGGMAKAIDTGLPKMRIEEASARKQARIDSKYDTIVGINKYKLEKEDPIDTLEVDNSAVREKQVARIKELRDNRNQKEVMIALDEITKSCETGKGNLLELAVDAARKKATLGEISDACEKVFSRYSPPIKSISGIYSSIMNSETEFNKAQKLSDEFAQLEGRRPRIMIAKMGQDGHDRGSKVIATSFADMGFDVDIGPLFQTPKESASQAVENDVHILGVSSLAAGHKTLVPEVIKELKKLGREDIMVIVGGVIPHQDYEFLYESGAVGIFGPGTNIAIAAQNILKIMIDNL